The following are encoded together in the Phragmitibacter flavus genome:
- a CDS encoding nucleoside hydrolase, whose product MKSILLSLLSLASLSFLQAAENPRIVFDTDITGDVDDVLALAMCHTLADRGACELLAVTISKHNPLTVPFVNATNTFYGRPNLPIGVTRDPTAQKRDSRFLKAIESGHFPHTLKSNDEAHEAVDLLRRTLAAQPDHSVTLISVGIASNLANLIKSKPDQHSPLNGPDLIRQKIKILSLMAGAFTNVHDTNYHLEANIYNGIPAMQTVANQWPNEVPIIWSGYEIGHALPYPRDSIRLDFNYLPHHIVKASYLLYPGPDQDRPSWDQSSVLYAVFPNRNYFGLSPTGRVSVANDAFTKFIPDKKDPGQPPGRDRHLTMTPTQTARVLEAIVQFVVQPPRQPQP is encoded by the coding sequence ATGAAATCCATACTCCTTTCCCTCCTTTCCCTGGCCTCCCTCTCCTTCCTGCAGGCAGCCGAAAACCCGCGCATCGTCTTCGACACCGACATCACAGGTGACGTTGACGACGTGCTCGCCCTCGCCATGTGCCACACCCTCGCCGACCGCGGCGCCTGCGAACTCCTCGCCGTCACCATCTCCAAACACAATCCCCTCACCGTCCCCTTCGTCAACGCCACCAACACTTTTTACGGCCGTCCCAACCTCCCCATCGGCGTCACCCGCGACCCCACCGCTCAAAAGCGTGACAGCCGCTTCCTCAAAGCCATCGAATCCGGTCACTTTCCCCACACCCTGAAATCCAACGACGAAGCCCACGAAGCCGTCGACCTCCTGCGCCGCACCCTCGCCGCCCAGCCCGACCACAGCGTCACCCTCATCAGCGTCGGCATCGCCTCCAACCTCGCCAACCTCATCAAATCCAAACCCGACCAACACTCCCCACTCAACGGTCCCGACCTCATCCGCCAAAAGATAAAGATCCTCTCCCTTATGGCCGGAGCCTTCACCAACGTCCACGACACCAACTATCACCTCGAAGCCAACATCTACAACGGCATCCCCGCCATGCAAACCGTCGCCAATCAATGGCCCAACGAAGTCCCCATCATCTGGAGCGGTTATGAGATCGGCCATGCCCTCCCCTATCCCCGCGACAGTATCCGACTCGACTTCAATTATCTCCCTCATCACATCGTCAAAGCCTCCTATCTCCTCTACCCCGGCCCCGATCAAGACCGACCCAGCTGGGACCAAAGCAGCGTCCTTTACGCCGTCTTCCCCAACCGAAACTATTTCGGCCTTTCCCCCACCGGCCGCGTCAGCGTCGCCAACGACGCCTTCACCAAATTTATCCCCGACAAAAAAGACCCAGGTCAGCCACCCGGTCGCGACCGCCACCTCACCATGACCCCCACCCAAACCGCCCGCGTCCTCGAAGCCATCGTCCAGTTTGTCGTCCAACCACCCCGCCAACCCCAACCTTAA
- a CDS encoding DJ-1 family glyoxalase III: protein MSKRVLCLLANGFEEIELVSPVDLLRRAGAEVVLASVEDSLDLTGRSGIKLQAEVLLDEVAGEMFDLLLLPGGPGVKVLREDGRAAILAREFYEADKPVAAICAAPTILKDAGILPGRRHTSHSSVTDELPDSLLEELVVIDDHVITSRGAGTALEFGLVLVNQLFGEEKRREIAVAIMH from the coding sequence ATGAGCAAACGTGTGTTGTGTCTTTTGGCGAATGGATTTGAGGAAATTGAGCTGGTGAGTCCGGTGGATCTGCTGCGCAGGGCGGGGGCGGAGGTGGTGCTGGCTTCGGTGGAGGATTCGCTGGATCTGACCGGGCGCAGCGGGATCAAATTGCAGGCGGAGGTGCTGCTGGATGAGGTGGCGGGAGAAATGTTTGATTTGCTGTTGTTGCCGGGTGGGCCGGGGGTGAAGGTGTTGCGCGAGGACGGCAGGGCGGCGATTTTGGCGCGGGAGTTTTATGAGGCGGACAAGCCGGTGGCGGCGATTTGTGCGGCGCCGACGATTTTGAAGGATGCGGGGATTTTGCCGGGCCGGCGTCATACTTCGCACTCAAGCGTGACGGATGAGTTGCCGGATTCTCTGTTGGAAGAGTTGGTGGTGATTGATGATCACGTGATCACCTCGCGGGGAGCCGGCACGGCGCTGGAGTTTGGGCTGGTGTTGGTGAATCAGTTGTTTGGGGAGGAGAAGCGTCGCGAGATTGCGGTGGCGATCATGCATTGA
- the cobA gene encoding uroporphyrinogen-III C-methyltransferase, translating into MSASSSISSSTETQGICYLVGAGPGDPGLLTLRAKECIEIADVLLYDYLSNPDFLRYAKPDAEKIYVGKKAKDHTLTQDEINALIVAKAKEGKIVTRLKGGDPVLFGRGAEEARELHDAGIAFEIVPGITSAIAGPIYAGIPVTHRSHCSQLTIFTGHEDPTKPESSLDYAKIAQADGTKVMLMGVERIAEISGKLIEHGADPSTPVALTRWATTGRQQTIEGNLSTIAKIIADTGFKAPAVCVIGSVVLERDTLNWFEKRPLFGKRIVVTRTRQQAGDLSHRLSSLGADVLELPTIRIEPPKDLNAFGQLVMDCHTYDWLVFTSPNGVEKFFDMFYKLYKDARAIGGVKIAAIGPGTAEKIRSYRFDTDLIPAKIVAEGLVAAFKKINVENQTMLWVKAEQTREVLGNELTGLRAIVDEAIAYRTVPESADSDAVQRFKEQAPDIITFTSSSTVEHFLKLNLPLAETTRIASIGPITSKTLRDNGLRIDIEAKEHSIPGLVKAIQEQA; encoded by the coding sequence ATGTCCGCTTCTTCCTCAATCTCATCTTCCACTGAAACCCAAGGCATCTGCTACCTCGTCGGAGCCGGCCCCGGCGATCCGGGCTTGCTCACCTTACGCGCCAAAGAATGCATCGAAATCGCCGACGTCCTTCTCTACGACTATCTCAGCAACCCCGACTTCCTCCGCTACGCCAAACCCGACGCTGAAAAAATCTACGTCGGCAAAAAAGCCAAGGATCACACCCTCACCCAGGACGAGATCAATGCCCTCATCGTCGCCAAAGCCAAAGAGGGAAAAATCGTCACCCGACTCAAAGGCGGCGACCCGGTCCTCTTCGGTCGCGGTGCCGAGGAAGCCCGCGAACTGCATGACGCCGGCATCGCTTTCGAAATCGTCCCCGGCATCACCTCCGCCATCGCAGGACCCATTTACGCCGGCATCCCGGTGACCCATCGCTCCCACTGTTCCCAATTGACCATCTTCACCGGCCACGAAGACCCCACGAAACCCGAAAGCTCCCTCGACTACGCCAAGATCGCCCAAGCCGACGGCACCAAGGTCATGCTCATGGGCGTCGAACGCATCGCCGAAATTTCCGGCAAACTCATCGAACACGGCGCCGATCCCTCCACCCCCGTCGCCCTCACCCGCTGGGCCACCACCGGCCGACAGCAAACCATCGAAGGCAATCTGTCGACCATCGCAAAAATCATCGCCGACACCGGCTTCAAGGCCCCCGCCGTCTGCGTCATCGGCAGCGTGGTGCTCGAACGCGACACCCTCAACTGGTTCGAAAAACGCCCCCTCTTCGGCAAACGCATCGTCGTCACCCGCACCCGCCAGCAAGCCGGCGACCTCAGCCATCGCCTCAGCAGCCTCGGTGCCGACGTCCTCGAACTCCCCACCATCCGCATCGAGCCCCCCAAAGATCTCAACGCCTTCGGCCAGCTCGTCATGGACTGCCACACTTATGACTGGCTGGTCTTCACCAGTCCCAACGGCGTCGAAAAATTCTTCGACATGTTTTATAAACTCTACAAAGACGCCCGAGCCATCGGCGGTGTGAAGATTGCCGCCATCGGACCCGGCACCGCCGAAAAAATCCGCAGCTACCGCTTCGATACCGACCTCATCCCCGCAAAAATCGTCGCCGAAGGCCTCGTCGCCGCCTTCAAAAAAATCAACGTCGAGAACCAAACCATGCTCTGGGTCAAGGCCGAGCAAACCCGCGAAGTTCTCGGCAACGAACTCACCGGCCTGCGTGCCATCGTCGATGAAGCCATCGCCTACCGCACCGTTCCCGAATCTGCCGACAGCGATGCCGTGCAGCGTTTCAAAGAACAAGCCCCCGACATCATCACCTTCACCAGCAGTTCCACCGTCGAACATTTCTTGAAGCTGAACCTCCCCCTGGCCGAAACCACCCGCATCGCCAGCATCGGTCCCATCACCTCCAAAACCCTGCGCGACAACGGCCTGCGCATCGACATCGAAGCCAAAGAACACAGCATCCCCGGCCTCGTCAAAGCCATCCAGGAACAAGCCTAG
- a CDS encoding nucleotidyltransferase, producing MDDEDVESEEGELISRAPTQEDVVALCRALNELGVRYVIVGGFAIINAGYPRTTGDVDVMIDASLANEAKVFQALEFLPDKVVRELKPGEVSQYVVVRVCDEIVVDLMASASGIDYAEASLHTVTRVIDGVSIPFASPKLLWRMKSKTYREKDAADLVFLREHYSKEIFGEDGMGS from the coding sequence ATGGACGATGAAGACGTTGAGTCCGAAGAAGGGGAATTGATTTCGCGGGCTCCGACCCAGGAGGATGTAGTCGCGTTGTGCCGGGCGTTGAATGAGCTGGGTGTCAGGTATGTGATCGTGGGTGGGTTTGCGATCATCAATGCGGGTTATCCGAGGACGACTGGTGATGTGGATGTGATGATTGATGCGAGCCTGGCGAACGAGGCGAAGGTGTTTCAAGCATTGGAATTTTTGCCGGACAAGGTGGTGAGGGAGTTGAAGCCGGGCGAGGTTTCCCAGTATGTGGTGGTGCGGGTTTGTGATGAAATTGTGGTCGATTTGATGGCGTCGGCTTCGGGGATTGATTATGCGGAGGCGAGCTTGCATACGGTGACGCGGGTGATTGATGGCGTTTCCATTCCGTTTGCTTCGCCGAAGCTGCTGTGGCGGATGAAGTCGAAAACTTACCGGGAAAAGGATGCGGCGGATTTGGTGTTCTTACGTGAGCACTACAGCAAGGAAATTTTTGGCGAGGACGGGATGGGCAGTTAA
- the hemA gene encoding glutamyl-tRNA reductase — translation MFLCLGLNHRTTPLELRERLAFASSHLPEAARQVTALPGFEESVVLSTCNRVEIYSACNDENPEEGLQKLRQYLVDHFALSPAQRQALTTYQLSEDAAARHLFRVVSGLDSMVLGETEILGQVKSAYDTALKAGATGRSLNKLFQRAFTVGKLVRNDTNIQRGTTSIGSVTVKIAEKIFGNLRDSKVLLIGAGDMSRTCAQSLLSRGAKSIIVSNRSHDRAVLLAEEMGGEALRFDQWERAVHDVDIIISSTSAPHFVVKPELIGPVMRKRHGRPLYVIDIAVPRDVDPAIDDFDEVYLYDIDSLQVIADEGRRERERSLIQCEELIEQQLHKFGYLSTPSNPASAPALVPITATARNSHP, via the coding sequence ATGTTCCTTTGCCTTGGCCTGAACCATCGCACGACTCCCCTGGAGTTGCGCGAAAGGCTGGCCTTTGCCTCAAGCCACCTCCCCGAAGCCGCCCGCCAGGTCACCGCCTTGCCCGGGTTTGAGGAAAGTGTCGTGCTTTCCACCTGCAACCGCGTCGAGATCTACTCCGCCTGCAACGACGAAAACCCGGAGGAAGGATTGCAAAAGCTCCGCCAATACCTCGTCGACCACTTCGCCCTCAGCCCCGCCCAGCGTCAGGCCCTCACCACCTACCAGCTCAGCGAAGATGCCGCTGCCCGACACCTGTTCCGCGTCGTCAGTGGACTCGACTCCATGGTCCTCGGCGAAACCGAAATTTTGGGACAAGTCAAAAGCGCCTACGACACCGCCCTCAAAGCCGGGGCCACCGGGCGCTCCCTCAACAAGCTTTTCCAACGCGCTTTCACCGTCGGCAAACTGGTCCGCAACGACACCAACATCCAGCGCGGCACCACTTCCATCGGCAGCGTCACCGTCAAAATCGCCGAAAAAATCTTCGGCAACCTCCGCGACAGCAAAGTCCTTCTCATTGGTGCCGGCGACATGAGCCGCACCTGCGCCCAAAGCCTACTCTCCCGTGGTGCCAAAAGCATCATCGTCTCCAACCGGTCTCACGATCGCGCCGTCCTGCTCGCCGAAGAAATGGGCGGCGAAGCGCTGCGCTTCGACCAGTGGGAACGCGCGGTCCATGATGTTGACATCATCATCAGCAGCACCAGCGCCCCCCATTTTGTCGTCAAACCCGAGCTCATCGGACCCGTCATGCGCAAACGCCATGGCCGCCCCCTCTACGTCATCGACATCGCCGTTCCTCGCGATGTCGATCCCGCCATCGATGATTTCGACGAAGTCTACCTCTACGACATCGACTCCCTGCAGGTCATCGCCGACGAAGGCCGCCGCGAACGCGAACGCTCCCTTATCCAGTGCGAAGAACTTATCGAACAACAACTTCACAAATTCGGCTATCTCAGCACCCCCAGCAACCCCGCCTCAGCTCCCGCCCTGGTTCCCATCACCGCCACCGCACGCAACTCTCATCCCTGA
- a CDS encoding glycine--tRNA ligase produces the protein MSADKKDTASMEKLVSLCKRRGFIYQSSEIYGGIGGFWDYGPLGAELKRNLREAWWRTMTRDREDVVGLDATIIMHPKIWEASGHTATFADLMRECTLTNKRVRADHVDPQSGTIIQFSGAQSPTGWKIARTIQVLIKNGEHIESFRKRVRQLIAQNAGDAAGKPEEIELLDETKLDTVEISVDFHPESGAALGPARPFNLMLKTYVGPTATEADVAYLRPETAQAIFAQFKNVLDSSRVKVPFGICQIGKAFRNEVTPKNFTFRSREFEQMELEFFIKPDEAIEIIHGAVAPWSESADLSEPQPNWGWEMWHRYWVDQRTKFYASIGLGTDVLDYYWQTNDDLAHYARACVDILFKFPFGTEELEGIAARGDFDLSQHQKHSGRPQEFFDDELKAAAAKLSDDQKEALIQKRLAAEASKTKGEPLPEPAVRAWFERLFKGNYVPHVIEPSAGLDRLALAVLSLAYNEVEKTDDKGKTETLTIMRFHPSIAPIKVGVFPLVKNKPEIVAKARSVYNALKKHLNCFYDETASIGRRYARQDEAGTPFGVTIDFDTLGEKGPELLDTVTVRERDSAAQHRVPIADLLPWLLARI, from the coding sequence ATGTCCGCCGACAAAAAAGATACCGCCTCCATGGAAAAGCTCGTGAGCCTCTGCAAACGCCGCGGCTTCATCTATCAATCCAGCGAAATCTACGGCGGCATCGGCGGCTTCTGGGACTACGGCCCGCTCGGTGCCGAACTCAAACGCAACCTCCGCGAAGCCTGGTGGCGCACCATGACCCGCGACCGCGAAGACGTCGTCGGTCTCGATGCCACCATCATCATGCACCCCAAGATCTGGGAAGCGTCCGGCCACACCGCTACCTTCGCCGACCTCATGCGCGAGTGCACCCTCACCAACAAACGCGTCCGCGCTGATCATGTCGATCCCCAATCCGGCACCATCATCCAGTTCAGCGGCGCGCAATCGCCCACCGGTTGGAAAATCGCCCGCACCATCCAGGTCCTCATCAAAAACGGTGAGCACATCGAAAGCTTCCGTAAACGCGTCCGCCAACTCATCGCCCAAAACGCTGGTGATGCCGCAGGCAAGCCTGAAGAAATCGAACTCCTCGACGAAACCAAACTCGACACCGTCGAAATCTCCGTCGACTTTCACCCCGAGTCCGGTGCCGCCCTCGGCCCGGCCCGACCTTTCAACCTCATGTTGAAAACCTACGTCGGCCCCACCGCCACCGAAGCCGACGTCGCTTACCTGCGCCCCGAAACCGCCCAGGCCATCTTCGCCCAATTTAAAAACGTCCTCGACTCCTCACGCGTCAAAGTCCCCTTCGGCATCTGCCAGATCGGCAAAGCCTTCCGCAACGAAGTCACCCCGAAAAACTTCACCTTCCGCTCCCGCGAATTCGAACAAATGGAACTCGAATTCTTCATCAAACCCGATGAAGCCATCGAGATCATCCACGGTGCCGTCGCCCCTTGGTCCGAATCCGCCGACCTCAGCGAACCCCAACCCAACTGGGGCTGGGAAATGTGGCACCGCTACTGGGTCGACCAACGCACCAAATTCTACGCCAGCATCGGCCTCGGCACCGACGTCCTCGACTACTACTGGCAGACCAACGACGACCTCGCCCACTACGCCCGCGCTTGCGTCGACATCCTCTTCAAATTCCCCTTCGGCACCGAAGAACTCGAAGGCATCGCCGCCCGTGGCGATTTCGACTTGAGCCAGCACCAAAAACACAGCGGCCGCCCCCAGGAATTTTTTGACGACGAACTCAAAGCCGCCGCCGCCAAACTCAGCGACGACCAAAAAGAAGCCCTCATCCAGAAACGTCTCGCCGCCGAGGCCTCCAAAACCAAAGGCGAACCCCTCCCCGAACCCGCCGTCCGCGCCTGGTTTGAACGCCTCTTCAAAGGCAACTACGTCCCCCACGTCATCGAACCCTCCGCCGGCCTCGACCGACTCGCCCTCGCCGTGCTCTCCCTTGCCTACAACGAAGTCGAGAAAACCGACGACAAAGGCAAAACCGAGACCCTCACCATCATGCGATTCCACCCCAGCATCGCCCCCATCAAAGTCGGCGTGTTTCCGTTGGTGAAAAACAAACCCGAAATCGTCGCCAAAGCCCGCAGCGTCTATAACGCCCTCAAAAAGCACCTCAACTGTTTTTACGACGAAACCGCCAGCATCGGTCGTCGTTATGCCCGTCAAGACGAAGCCGGCACCCCCTTCGGTGTCACCATCGACTTCGACACCCTCGGCGAAAAAGGTCCAGAGCTCCTCGACACCGTCACCGTCCGCGAACGCGACAGCGCCGCCCAACACCGCGTCCCCATCGCCGACCTCCTCCCCTGGCTGCTAGCCCGCATTTAA
- a CDS encoding nucleoside hydrolase has translation MKIPLLAFALLLPFLAAATLVHAQPVSIIFDTDMGNDVDDALALGMIHTLEKRGACKLLAVTITKDNPKAAAFTDVINTFYGKPNLPIGIVRDGMTKEDGKFNILADQPDKYPHDLKSTGPIPDALTVLRQTLAAQPDRSVVIVQVGFFTNLARLLDTPPDEHSPLNGRDLIQQKVKLLSLMAGSFQTIDYNNAYSEYNVRIDIPSAQKLATQWPTPMLWSGYEIGRAAAYPHQSIERDYNYVPHHPLKDAYYLYNPPPHDRPTWDLTSVLAVVHPDRNYFTRSPKGTVVIDDDGFTRFVRPKKDEKTGLSQFLIMDPLQAERVREACVQLSSEPPAELKQP, from the coding sequence ATGAAAATACCACTTCTCGCTTTCGCCCTCCTCCTCCCCTTCCTCGCCGCAGCCACCCTCGTTCACGCGCAGCCGGTCTCCATTATCTTCGACACCGACATGGGCAATGACGTCGATGACGCCCTCGCGCTCGGCATGATCCACACCCTCGAAAAACGCGGTGCCTGCAAACTCCTCGCTGTCACCATCACCAAAGACAACCCCAAAGCCGCCGCCTTCACCGACGTCATCAACACCTTCTACGGCAAACCCAACCTCCCCATCGGCATCGTGCGCGACGGCATGACCAAAGAAGACGGCAAATTTAACATCCTCGCCGACCAGCCCGACAAATACCCCCACGACCTCAAAAGCACCGGCCCCATTCCCGACGCCCTCACCGTCCTCCGCCAAACCCTTGCCGCCCAACCTGATCGCTCAGTCGTCATCGTCCAGGTCGGTTTTTTTACCAATCTCGCCCGCCTGCTCGACACCCCGCCCGACGAACATTCGCCACTCAACGGTCGCGATCTCATCCAACAAAAAGTAAAACTCCTCAGCCTCATGGCCGGATCCTTCCAGACCATCGATTACAACAATGCCTACTCCGAATACAACGTTCGCATCGACATCCCTTCCGCCCAAAAACTCGCCACCCAATGGCCCACTCCCATGCTCTGGAGCGGATACGAAATCGGCCGCGCCGCCGCTTATCCCCATCAAAGCATCGAACGCGACTACAACTACGTCCCCCATCACCCTCTTAAAGACGCCTACTATCTCTACAACCCCCCTCCCCACGACCGCCCTACCTGGGACCTGACCTCCGTCCTCGCCGTTGTTCATCCAGACCGCAACTACTTCACCCGCTCCCCCAAAGGCACCGTCGTCATTGATGACGACGGTTTCACCCGCTTCGTCAGACCCAAAAAAGACGAAAAAACCGGCCTCAGCCAATTCCTCATCATGGATCCCCTGCAAGCCGAACGCGTCCGCGAAGCCTGCGTCCAACTCTCCAGCGAGCCACCCGCAGAACTCAAGCAGCCATAA
- a CDS encoding class I SAM-dependent methyltransferase encodes MPSPETLPPGKSEFDEYADDYDAALNKGLAITGEAKEYYAEGRVKWLKRVLGEQGLAMPEKVLDYGCGTGTSASVLLEGLGCREYVGYDPSADSIEQARHLNPGLPVRFTNVATEVPEGVFDLAFCNGVFHHIPLEYRAEAASMVWKSLKPGGVFAFWENNPWNPMVVWMMSRVPFDRDAIMLFPANAMRLLRGAGFEIVAKDYQFVFPKSLAGMRGLEPSMRKLPLGGQYLVLARK; translated from the coding sequence ATGCCGTCGCCTGAAACTTTGCCGCCCGGGAAATCTGAGTTTGATGAATACGCGGATGACTATGATGCCGCGTTGAACAAGGGACTGGCGATCACGGGTGAGGCGAAGGAGTATTACGCGGAGGGTCGGGTGAAGTGGCTGAAGCGGGTGTTGGGAGAGCAAGGGTTGGCGATGCCGGAGAAAGTGCTGGATTATGGTTGTGGAACGGGGACTTCGGCGTCGGTGTTGTTGGAGGGTTTGGGGTGCCGGGAGTATGTGGGATATGATCCTTCGGCGGACAGCATTGAGCAGGCGCGCCATTTGAATCCCGGGCTGCCGGTGCGGTTTACGAATGTGGCGACGGAGGTTCCGGAGGGGGTTTTTGATCTGGCTTTTTGTAATGGGGTGTTCCATCACATTCCGTTGGAATATCGGGCAGAGGCGGCGTCGATGGTTTGGAAGAGTCTGAAGCCGGGCGGGGTGTTTGCGTTTTGGGAAAACAATCCGTGGAATCCGATGGTGGTGTGGATGATGTCGCGGGTGCCGTTTGACCGGGATGCGATCATGCTGTTCCCGGCGAATGCGATGCGGTTGCTGCGTGGGGCGGGGTTTGAGATTGTGGCAAAGGACTACCAGTTTGTATTTCCGAAATCGCTGGCGGGGATGCGGGGGCTGGAGCCGTCGATGAGGAAACTGCCGCTGGGGGGGCAGTATTTGGTTTTGGCGAGGAAGTGA
- the hemC gene encoding hydroxymethylbilane synthase — protein MTPHTLRLGTRGSELALKQAEMVEATLRAAHPELHVERVVIATTGDKRPDLRFKEFTDGDRLDKGIFTKELEFALHDGSIDIAVHSLKDVPTVLDEAFLIAAVLERAPIEDVLISRDGYTLETLPPGAKIGTSSVRRIRQIHWLRPDVECVEIRGNVPTRIKKLQLPSDLDAILLAKAGLVRLGLLSSDTGLQPVGETDILSVPSDSTPPTSALISPQSLADNISASPTDKMSVSLPDFPITFPAAILPCGKFLPAAGQGAIGIEARKTDSVTLAYLAAINHAPTFARISTEREFLHLLHAGCQTPIGAHTEIIEDTLTFTAWVFDEQTPDAPPQVINTSAPLTQPLLAASQAAAEVTR, from the coding sequence TTGACTCCACATACCCTGCGCCTCGGCACCCGCGGCAGCGAACTCGCCCTCAAACAAGCCGAAATGGTCGAAGCCACCCTGCGCGCCGCCCATCCTGAACTCCACGTTGAACGCGTCGTCATCGCCACCACCGGCGACAAACGCCCCGACCTGCGCTTCAAAGAATTCACCGACGGCGACCGCCTCGACAAAGGCATCTTCACGAAGGAACTCGAGTTCGCCCTGCACGACGGCAGCATCGACATCGCCGTCCACAGCCTCAAAGACGTCCCCACCGTTCTCGACGAAGCCTTTCTCATTGCCGCCGTTCTCGAACGCGCCCCGATTGAGGACGTCCTCATCAGCCGCGATGGTTACACCCTCGAAACCCTTCCCCCCGGCGCCAAGATCGGCACCAGCAGCGTCCGCCGCATCCGTCAAATCCACTGGCTTCGCCCCGACGTTGAATGCGTCGAAATCCGTGGCAACGTTCCCACCCGCATCAAAAAACTGCAACTTCCCAGCGACCTCGACGCCATTCTCCTTGCCAAAGCCGGCCTCGTCCGCCTTGGACTTCTAAGCAGTGACACAGGCTTGCAGCCTGTGGGTGAGACAGACATCCTGTCTGTCCCTTCCGACTCCACGCCCCCAACCTCAGCCTTAATCTCACCTCAATCCCTGGCAGACAACATATCTGCCTCACCCACAGACAAAATGTCTGTGTCACTTCCCGACTTCCCTATCACATTCCCCGCCGCCATTCTCCCCTGCGGGAAATTCCTTCCCGCCGCCGGTCAGGGAGCCATCGGCATCGAAGCCCGCAAAACCGACTCCGTCACCCTAGCCTACCTCGCCGCCATCAACCACGCCCCGACCTTCGCCCGCATCAGCACCGAGCGCGAATTCCTCCATCTCCTCCACGCCGGTTGCCAAACCCCCATCGGAGCCCACACCGAAATCATCGAAGACACCCTCACCTTCACCGCCTGGGTCTTCGACGAACAAACGCCCGACGCCCCCCCTCAAGTCATCAACACCAGCGCGCCCCTCACCCAACCCCTCCTCGCCGCTTCCCAGGCCGCCGCCGAAGTCACGCGCTAA
- a CDS encoding murein hydrolase activator EnvC family protein — protein MGECARELKVESWELRVESVLMRVLIFGLLILMAVSGCREVPTEVVPLDAAFLRLSPIEAAELPLATRFEMPMGGENGALVYNAQPFRVTRHLGDDWNGIGGWNSDKGDAVFASGTGKVVYAGVPGPGWGNMVILAHRVADEGAVLGWSVYQTVYAHLESMEVKSGEVVERGKKIGTVGTADGQYWAHLHFEVRRSDAVYPGVGYADAPLDRVPPDAFIKAHGGLAGKIFAPAPMEVGE, from the coding sequence ATGGGCGAATGTGCAAGGGAGTTGAAGGTTGAGAGTTGGGAGTTGAGAGTTGAGAGTGTGTTGATGAGGGTGTTGATTTTTGGTTTGTTGATTTTGATGGCGGTGTCCGGGTGCCGGGAGGTGCCGACGGAGGTGGTGCCGTTGGATGCGGCGTTTCTGCGATTGTCACCGATTGAGGCGGCGGAGTTGCCGCTGGCGACGCGGTTTGAAATGCCGATGGGCGGGGAGAATGGGGCGTTGGTTTACAATGCGCAGCCGTTTCGGGTGACGCGGCATTTGGGGGACGATTGGAATGGCATTGGAGGATGGAATTCAGACAAAGGGGATGCGGTTTTTGCTAGTGGGACGGGAAAGGTGGTTTATGCGGGGGTTCCGGGACCGGGCTGGGGAAACATGGTGATCTTGGCGCATCGGGTGGCGGATGAAGGTGCGGTGTTGGGATGGTCGGTTTACCAGACGGTGTATGCGCATCTGGAGTCGATGGAGGTGAAGTCGGGAGAAGTGGTGGAACGTGGGAAAAAGATCGGGACAGTGGGGACGGCGGATGGTCAGTATTGGGCGCATTTGCATTTTGAGGTGCGACGCAGTGATGCCGTTTATCCGGGGGTGGGTTATGCGGATGCTCCGCTGGATCGGGTGCCGCCGGATGCATTCATCAAGGCGCACGGAGGACTGGCCGGGAAGATTTTTGCGCCTGCGCCAATGGAGGTGGGCGAATGA